The Fimbriimonas ginsengisoli Gsoil 348 genome window below encodes:
- a CDS encoding VOC family protein, giving the protein MAENNANENVLNNGRTFVWHEVYGASSQASIDFYTSALDFGFTEMEMGSMGTYKMLTRNGIPVCGVLGTTEMEQIKDAPPHWATYLSVDDVDARLTKCQELGATVVVPAMDVPTVGRMALIMDPQGAHIWLFKGAPQE; this is encoded by the coding sequence GTGGCAGAAAATAACGCAAACGAAAATGTATTGAACAACGGTCGAACTTTCGTGTGGCACGAGGTCTACGGAGCAAGCTCGCAGGCTTCGATCGACTTTTACACGTCGGCTCTCGATTTCGGCTTCACCGAGATGGAAATGGGTTCCATGGGCACCTACAAGATGCTTACCCGCAACGGTATTCCGGTCTGCGGAGTTCTCGGCACGACCGAGATGGAGCAGATCAAGGACGCCCCTCCGCACTGGGCCACGTACCTTTCCGTCGACGACGTCGACGCTCGATTGACCAAGTGCCAAGAACTCGGCGCCACCGTTGTGGTTCCCGCGATGGATGTCCCGACCGTCGGCCGCATGGCCCTCATCATGGACCCCCAGGGCGCCCACATCTGGCTCTTCAAAGGCGCTCCGCAGGAGTAG
- the tsaE gene encoding tRNA (adenosine(37)-N6)-threonylcarbamoyltransferase complex ATPase subunit type 1 TsaE encodes MEVHQVADESAMKALGAQLGHRLSVGDVVLLRGELGAGKTTLVRGLLEGLGHVGAVRSPTFNLVQSFETSPPVMHADLYRVGSYLGIGLEDYLDTHLSLIEWPDRAEGLIDPASAWRVEIDFTEIGRSVKISPPGT; translated from the coding sequence ATGGAGGTTCACCAGGTCGCCGACGAGTCGGCTATGAAAGCTCTGGGGGCGCAACTTGGCCATCGTCTCAGTGTCGGGGACGTCGTGTTGCTGCGGGGTGAGCTCGGCGCGGGCAAAACCACCTTGGTGCGTGGACTGCTGGAGGGGCTCGGGCATGTGGGCGCGGTCCGGTCTCCCACTTTTAACTTGGTCCAGAGTTTTGAGACAAGTCCGCCGGTAATGCATGCGGACCTATATCGGGTCGGCAGTTACCTCGGAATCGGCTTGGAGGATTATCTCGACACTCACCTCTCCCTCATCGAATGGCCCGACCGGGCGGAAGGCCTCATTGACCCCGCGTCGGCGTGGCGGGTCGAGATCGATTTCACGGAAATCGGCCGTTCGGTGAAGATTTCGCCACCCGGAACGTAG
- a CDS encoding acetylxylan esterase: MLVGAPDPVAIGREEISRVAGSKASAVVLRIAPGSKEGFRISGDGGKVQIVGSDPVGAMYGAFEFAERLRNNGASAWSTKVEQKPFLADRGLNLFLTLPWNYVKNDTDYDPAALTDPNRWWFHNEDYWKTLLDLMAHSRLNWLDIHGTWDISVTDAPNLYAYFIQSDKFPQVGVASEVKAANLRQLNHVIDMAHSRGIRVSLMAYQADLRIPQNRTPPYKNDEPTIYDYTRDVVERMIRQAPGLDAIGFRIGESGKSESFFKCYGEAVKRSGRDIPLITRSWITRRQNVLPLARASKDFTVEIKYNGEQWGAPYPVAGGRMPNWYSYSFEDYLSDAGDPKLNAKTWPGQPTEDGKRWPSEPYKVVWQVRANGTHRIFPFYNPEWVRRSIKAMRMGTASGYTIEGLDAYYPKSPDYYLADPKDKYCNWIHQRDEMYWMTWGRLGYDPTVPEATFDAQADRLLGKGSHPLVQAWKEASLLMPKAFMAYSLGPDHRNHAPELEWGGDTSAYVQGQGLDSFSFLPINEELANRATGGVDGRIPLLDVARDQGIPETLLGRTASFFQSPSLRAREIAETVVMDSTLASYYQGRFTAASEYAQTEAAQGPPGATDLMRSSMRDAAEAMRLLGTNTRYKPFTERLRMRTNTFSWSGEAKKVADEVARLHGLPGAINPVPSIVSGAGRKRDEAMSWFDTGKTITCALRAPFADRAWLLVKPLPSSTFFHRIPMRRHGTQFEAEFDRDRCGHMVAAELLYGRKAVRYPGPFPVAPYLVIPARSGPTPQIYNATEAASHLKPSVIDSSKYGGLLLGTRAWAFFSSFDRATKRKLLDPVERGMRLVILQQDFNRYKLDWLPKPLKIEPANNSVFDPGGQLGLGKVETAGIMWQRFAPSEGWEIFGNGGLARMKLGKGEIWVTSARLMQTMHLPASAKAFVRLLSLGGKTKPTILVDSCSEGAEFTSSCHPDLMNSHDIPFMTLGEVIAKEQGMDSFTTIPGPVADDDLLGGKGAEIANKFLRDRVVSLSKRPTPASAADFEPERARRRKELLRTLGLDPMPAKTPLNARITGRIQRNGYHIEKLVFESRPKFYVTAHVYVPDRPAEAKMPVIVNVNGHWAHKKGEDRLQYRSAFQALHGYMAVTIDSPGWSFEGDSLIERRPEGDHNDFKLVEGGTNTTGYYVWDAIRALDYVETRPDADMSRIGLTGASGGGLATLYLFAADDRYKAAVPVVYMSSMELAPDNGCLCNHVPGTSLIGDRSDVIGIQAPKPVLLMGAQNDGEFPPDAMRLTHKKMGETWRLFGKQDDVYVKIFPGGHDYSKPMRETMMGFFDRYLLKKGDGSPVPEPPIELLNPEDRSILVLDPPIAGERTMRDLSKEYLAAAPAAASVAEVFRVNGGVPARTDMKYHEIGDGPKRTVTFESEPGLATPGVLVLPSGKPSGVRIVVADDGKSPEVRPSTDGFATLYLDTLGTGELAGFDMRYAVYAGRSVAFTGGWQIARAAEAMRKYSNHIEVVGKGPLSSQAAMYAGLMDPTFAKVTGIDCLRTWADVFADGIPDYAVQPRAHLCGLLESLRAKVKNGDWRLR; encoded by the coding sequence ATGTTGGTAGGTGCGCCCGATCCGGTGGCGATCGGGCGGGAGGAGATTTCGAGGGTTGCCGGGTCGAAGGCGAGCGCGGTGGTCCTGCGAATCGCGCCGGGATCCAAAGAGGGGTTCCGGATCTCCGGCGACGGCGGCAAAGTCCAGATCGTCGGCTCGGACCCGGTCGGCGCCATGTACGGGGCGTTTGAGTTTGCCGAGCGGTTGCGAAACAACGGCGCGAGCGCCTGGTCGACGAAGGTCGAGCAGAAGCCGTTCCTGGCCGACCGAGGACTGAACCTCTTCCTTACGCTCCCTTGGAATTACGTCAAGAACGACACCGATTACGATCCCGCCGCGCTGACCGATCCGAACCGGTGGTGGTTTCACAACGAGGACTACTGGAAAACCCTCCTCGACCTGATGGCGCATAGCCGGCTGAACTGGTTGGATATCCACGGGACTTGGGATATCAGTGTTACGGATGCGCCCAATCTGTATGCTTATTTTATACAGAGCGACAAGTTTCCGCAGGTGGGCGTAGCGTCTGAGGTCAAGGCGGCAAACCTGCGGCAGCTCAACCACGTGATTGACATGGCGCACTCGCGAGGAATCCGAGTGAGCCTGATGGCGTACCAGGCCGACCTCCGAATCCCCCAGAACCGCACCCCGCCTTATAAGAACGACGAGCCGACGATCTACGACTACACGCGAGACGTCGTTGAGCGGATGATTCGGCAAGCGCCCGGTCTCGATGCGATCGGATTCCGAATCGGAGAGAGCGGCAAGAGCGAGTCGTTCTTCAAGTGCTACGGCGAAGCGGTCAAGCGGAGCGGGCGAGACATTCCCCTCATTACGCGTAGTTGGATCACGAGGCGGCAAAACGTGCTCCCGCTCGCCCGGGCGTCGAAAGACTTCACCGTCGAGATCAAATACAACGGCGAGCAGTGGGGCGCGCCGTACCCGGTGGCGGGCGGACGGATGCCGAACTGGTACAGCTATTCGTTCGAGGATTACCTGAGCGACGCGGGCGATCCGAAGCTGAACGCCAAAACCTGGCCCGGTCAGCCGACCGAGGATGGCAAGCGCTGGCCGAGCGAGCCGTACAAGGTCGTTTGGCAGGTTCGGGCGAACGGAACTCACCGGATTTTTCCGTTCTACAACCCGGAATGGGTGCGGCGGTCGATCAAGGCGATGCGAATGGGCACCGCCTCCGGCTACACGATCGAGGGGCTAGACGCCTACTACCCAAAGTCGCCGGATTACTACCTCGCCGATCCGAAGGACAAATACTGCAACTGGATCCATCAGCGCGACGAGATGTACTGGATGACCTGGGGCCGCCTTGGCTACGACCCGACGGTTCCGGAGGCGACGTTCGACGCCCAGGCGGATCGCTTGCTCGGTAAGGGCTCGCACCCGCTGGTTCAAGCTTGGAAAGAGGCGAGCCTGTTGATGCCGAAAGCGTTCATGGCTTACAGTCTCGGACCCGACCATCGGAACCATGCGCCGGAATTAGAGTGGGGCGGCGATACGTCCGCTTACGTTCAGGGGCAGGGCCTAGATAGTTTTTCGTTCCTACCGATCAATGAGGAGTTAGCCAATCGAGCGACGGGTGGGGTCGACGGCCGTATTCCTCTCTTAGATGTCGCCCGAGACCAAGGTATCCCGGAAACACTGCTCGGTAGGACTGCCAGTTTTTTCCAGTCGCCGAGCTTGCGGGCGAGGGAGATTGCCGAGACCGTCGTAATGGACAGCACCCTCGCATCCTACTATCAAGGACGCTTCACCGCGGCATCCGAGTATGCGCAGACCGAGGCTGCACAGGGGCCCCCGGGAGCCACGGACCTAATGAGATCCAGCATGCGGGACGCCGCCGAGGCGATGCGGTTGCTGGGCACGAATACTCGCTACAAGCCATTTACCGAGCGGCTTCGGATGCGCACGAACACCTTCTCTTGGTCTGGGGAGGCGAAGAAGGTCGCCGACGAGGTTGCGCGGTTGCATGGGCTCCCTGGGGCGATCAATCCGGTTCCATCCATTGTAAGCGGGGCCGGTCGAAAGCGCGACGAGGCGATGTCGTGGTTCGATACCGGCAAGACGATTACGTGCGCTCTCCGGGCGCCCTTCGCGGATAGAGCCTGGCTGCTGGTGAAGCCGTTGCCAAGCTCAACGTTCTTCCATCGCATTCCGATGCGGCGTCACGGCACCCAGTTTGAAGCAGAGTTCGATCGGGACCGTTGTGGCCACATGGTGGCGGCGGAGCTGCTTTACGGGAGGAAAGCGGTCCGTTATCCGGGTCCGTTCCCGGTCGCCCCGTACTTGGTTATTCCCGCTCGGTCCGGCCCGACGCCGCAGATCTACAACGCAACGGAGGCGGCTTCCCATCTGAAACCGTCGGTGATCGATTCATCCAAATATGGCGGACTTCTGCTAGGGACCCGCGCTTGGGCGTTCTTTAGCTCGTTCGACCGGGCGACCAAGCGAAAGCTGCTCGACCCGGTGGAGCGCGGGATGCGGCTGGTCATCCTTCAGCAGGACTTCAACCGGTACAAGCTCGATTGGCTGCCCAAGCCACTAAAGATCGAGCCAGCTAACAATTCGGTCTTCGACCCGGGCGGGCAACTCGGCCTTGGTAAGGTTGAGACGGCCGGAATTATGTGGCAGCGCTTCGCGCCTAGCGAGGGTTGGGAGATATTCGGCAATGGGGGACTCGCCCGCATGAAGCTCGGCAAAGGCGAGATTTGGGTGACGAGCGCGCGGCTGATGCAGACGATGCATCTGCCCGCATCGGCAAAGGCGTTCGTTCGCTTGCTGAGCCTAGGCGGAAAAACGAAGCCGACAATTCTCGTCGACAGTTGCAGCGAGGGTGCCGAATTCACTAGCTCTTGCCACCCCGACCTGATGAATTCGCACGATATTCCTTTCATGACGCTCGGCGAGGTCATCGCCAAGGAACAAGGCATGGACAGCTTTACAACGATTCCCGGTCCCGTGGCCGACGACGATTTGCTCGGCGGAAAGGGGGCGGAGATTGCCAACAAATTCCTTCGCGACCGCGTCGTCAGCCTCTCCAAACGCCCTACCCCGGCCTCGGCCGCCGACTTCGAGCCGGAGCGCGCGCGACGGAGAAAGGAGCTGTTGAGGACGCTCGGCCTCGACCCGATGCCGGCCAAGACGCCGCTCAATGCCCGCATCACCGGACGCATCCAGCGAAACGGATATCACATCGAGAAGCTCGTTTTCGAGAGCCGGCCGAAGTTTTATGTGACGGCTCACGTGTACGTCCCGGACCGTCCTGCCGAGGCGAAGATGCCGGTCATCGTCAACGTCAACGGCCACTGGGCGCATAAGAAAGGGGAGGACCGGCTGCAGTATCGCTCCGCTTTCCAGGCCTTGCATGGCTACATGGCGGTGACCATCGACAGTCCTGGGTGGAGCTTTGAAGGCGACTCGCTCATCGAGCGGCGGCCCGAGGGGGACCACAACGACTTCAAGCTGGTGGAAGGCGGCACCAACACGACCGGTTACTACGTCTGGGACGCCATACGGGCGCTGGACTACGTCGAGACCCGGCCCGATGCGGACATGAGCCGCATCGGCCTAACCGGCGCTTCCGGCGGCGGCCTGGCCACCCTCTATTTGTTCGCGGCCGACGACCGGTACAAGGCGGCGGTCCCGGTGGTCTATATGTCGAGCATGGAGCTGGCGCCGGACAACGGCTGCCTCTGCAACCATGTCCCAGGTACGTCGCTGATCGGCGATCGCTCGGACGTCATCGGAATCCAGGCGCCCAAGCCGGTGCTTCTGATGGGCGCTCAAAACGACGGCGAATTCCCGCCCGACGCGATGCGGCTCACCCACAAGAAGATGGGCGAGACGTGGCGGCTGTTCGGGAAGCAAGACGACGTCTACGTGAAGATTTTCCCGGGCGGGCACGACTACAGCAAGCCGATGCGGGAGACGATGATGGGATTCTTCGACCGCTATCTTCTTAAGAAGGGAGACGGCTCGCCGGTGCCCGAGCCACCGATCGAGTTACTGAACCCCGAAGACCGATCGATCCTGGTCCTCGACCCGCCGATCGCCGGCGAGCGGACGATGCGCGATCTGTCGAAGGAGTACCTAGCCGCCGCGCCGGCGGCGGCTTCGGTCGCTGAAGTCTTTCGGGTGAATGGAGGCGTACCGGCTCGGACCGATATGAAGTACCACGAGATTGGCGACGGACCGAAGCGAACGGTTACCTTTGAGTCGGAACCCGGGCTAGCCACCCCCGGAGTCTTGGTCCTCCCATCCGGCAAGCCGTCGGGCGTCCGAATCGTTGTGGCCGACGACGGCAAATCCCCTGAGGTGCGACCCTCGACCGATGGTTTCGCCACCCTGTACTTGGACACCCTCGGTACCGGAGAGCTCGCCGGTTTCGACATGCGGTACGCAGTCTACGCGGGCCGTTCGGTGGCGTTTACTGGCGGCTGGCAAATCGCGCGCGCGGCTGAGGCGATGCGGAAGTATTCCAACCACATCGAAGTTGTGGGCAAAGGACCGCTCTCGTCCCAGGCCGCCATGTACGCCGGCCTCATGGACCCCACATTCGCCAAGGTCACCGGCATCGACTGTCTGAGAACCTGGGCCGACGTCTTCGCCGACGGCATCCCAGACTACGCGGTGCAGCCGCGGGCGCACCTTTGCGGGTTACTGGAGAGTCTGCGGGCGAAAGTGAAGAACGGGGATTGGCGTTTACGTTGA
- a CDS encoding VOC family protein, with amino-acid sequence MVQGLNTLICQISDMDRAVAFYRDVLGLSPRLVTPYWSDFMLGPIRLGLHPKFRGEASGGGWIVGVEVADLKALRTRLSEAGYPTDHPYHETPLGVVVDFADPDGNPLQAIQLGTKMSDFA; translated from the coding sequence ATGGTGCAAGGCCTGAATACGCTGATCTGCCAGATCAGCGACATGGATCGCGCGGTTGCGTTTTATCGCGACGTTCTTGGGCTCTCGCCCAGGCTGGTAACGCCGTATTGGTCGGATTTCATGCTTGGCCCGATTCGGCTTGGCCTCCATCCAAAATTCCGAGGCGAGGCGTCGGGAGGAGGATGGATCGTCGGAGTGGAGGTCGCCGACCTAAAGGCGCTTCGAACAAGGTTGTCCGAGGCCGGCTATCCCACCGATCACCCCTATCATGAGACACCACTCGGCGTCGTCGTTGATTTCGCGGACCCGGATGGAAACCCCCTGCAGGCTATCCAACTTGGGACGAAGATGAGCGATTTCGCCTGA
- a CDS encoding MFS transporter, which yields MKIRTAGLQTGLRANVRSRHRRGRRRYVGYVTGFMGGPTEADRRARWGVSAIFFVDGAGLGGYVAHLPDILARLHLTNAELGRALLFSALGAMTTMPLAGSLIHRFGSRWVSLGAGSILLTVLPFVMLAPSLWILCPVLYLVGASNGQTDVGMNTHAMSVQGRFPRPILSAMHGWFSVGGFAGGAGTALAARLGVSPPVHMIVASILLAGVLVAGVAAMLPSDIDKEGEGPRFALPKGAVLMLGILVLLALASEGAMWDWCAVYLRQALHAKTEIAAFGFGLASLSMAVGRFLGDSWTHRSGYRRVLRDSALLTGAGLLLAVNLASVPLSIVGFALTGLGLANLVPILFRAAATLPGLAAGSGLAAVTTLGYTAFLGGPPIVGYIADRTSLAFALGLIAFCCLAIAMNSRRAAATLDTGT from the coding sequence GTGAAAATTCGGACCGCTGGTCTCCAAACCGGCCTCCGGGCGAACGTGCGTTCGCGTCATCGGCGGGGGCGTCGACGCTACGTGGGGTACGTTACTGGGTTCATGGGGGGCCCGACCGAAGCTGACCGCCGTGCCCGGTGGGGGGTGTCCGCGATCTTCTTCGTCGACGGCGCGGGGCTGGGCGGGTATGTGGCCCACCTACCGGATATCTTGGCCCGGCTTCACCTCACGAACGCCGAGTTGGGCCGGGCGCTCCTCTTCTCGGCACTGGGCGCCATGACGACGATGCCGCTGGCGGGATCCCTGATCCACCGATTCGGGAGCCGATGGGTGTCTCTTGGAGCGGGATCGATTCTCCTAACTGTGCTCCCATTCGTCATGCTCGCCCCCAGCCTTTGGATCTTGTGTCCGGTTCTCTACCTCGTCGGGGCGTCGAACGGACAAACCGACGTCGGGATGAACACCCACGCAATGTCGGTCCAGGGCCGATTTCCTCGACCGATCCTATCGGCGATGCACGGCTGGTTCAGCGTGGGCGGCTTCGCCGGAGGGGCGGGTACCGCATTGGCGGCTCGACTCGGAGTAAGCCCGCCGGTACACATGATCGTCGCCTCCATCTTGCTAGCCGGGGTGCTCGTGGCCGGCGTCGCCGCGATGCTTCCGTCCGATATCGACAAAGAAGGGGAGGGACCTCGCTTCGCTCTGCCGAAAGGGGCCGTCCTCATGCTCGGAATCCTCGTTCTTTTGGCGCTCGCGAGCGAGGGAGCGATGTGGGATTGGTGCGCGGTCTATCTGCGCCAAGCCCTGCACGCGAAGACCGAGATCGCGGCGTTCGGTTTCGGCCTGGCGAGTCTTTCGATGGCGGTCGGACGATTTTTGGGAGACTCCTGGACCCACCGCTCTGGATACCGGCGCGTCTTGCGCGACAGCGCCCTGCTCACCGGCGCGGGGTTGCTTCTCGCCGTGAATCTCGCGAGCGTCCCCCTTTCCATCGTCGGCTTCGCCCTTACCGGGCTGGGACTTGCGAATCTGGTCCCCATCCTCTTCCGCGCCGCCGCCACCCTCCCCGGTCTCGCCGCCGGTTCGGGCCTTGCGGCGGTGACCACTCTCGGCTACACGGCCTTCCTCGGCGGCCCCCCCATCGTCGGCTACATCGCCGACCGGACTTCGCTCGCGTTCGCCTTAGGCTTGATCGCCTTCTGTTGCCTTGCGATCGCAATGAACAGCCGCCGAGCGGCGGCCACGCTGGACACGGGCACTTGA
- a CDS encoding DinB family protein — MRYQDYIIDVTRKAAEEAFRYAANVPADKLEWKPLDAGRSVLDMAREMAKTPVWAYDIISGAPAPEWDEESAAALKAEMEAWKTIDQCKEECLKQIDRLAGLYKDFPDERLSETKWLPYSGGKDFTYYEMMDYPRWNFTYHLGQIGYIQTLYGDKEMY, encoded by the coding sequence ATGAGATATCAGGACTATATCATCGACGTCACGCGCAAAGCCGCGGAAGAGGCGTTTCGGTACGCGGCGAACGTTCCCGCCGACAAGCTCGAATGGAAACCCCTGGATGCTGGACGGTCCGTGTTGGACATGGCCCGTGAGATGGCCAAGACTCCGGTCTGGGCCTACGACATTATCTCCGGCGCCCCTGCACCAGAGTGGGACGAAGAGTCCGCGGCGGCCCTTAAAGCGGAAATGGAGGCATGGAAGACGATCGACCAGTGCAAAGAAGAGTGCCTGAAGCAGATCGATCGCCTCGCCGGTCTCTACAAAGATTTCCCGGATGAGCGGCTATCCGAAACGAAGTGGCTCCCCTACAGCGGTGGAAAGGACTTCACCTACTACGAAATGATGGATTACCCTCGCTGGAACTTCACCTACCACCTCGGCCAGATCGGCTACATCCAGACGCTGTACGGCGACAAAGAAATGTACTGA
- a CDS encoding ornithine cyclodeaminase family protein, which translates to MKFLDAEEVRDRLDLGQLDIALETAMKDVSRGATSIPARIAAHVEGKGLLAAMPGYVPSLGVLEAKLVALFPGNADPIPTHLTVIVAFDPNSGAPLAVMEGDDITTLRTAAGSALATRLLAREDSRVVAILGTGVQAKAHARAMMRVRAVDRILVAGRSPHKVAAMVSELESELPVEASDWESAVRSADIVCAATHPDRPVVRGEWLRPGTHVNSVGLSSHGAEVDQLALRMAHVFVEHRATAVMPMPTGANELDQAIREATLSLDEITEIGEVLLGTRPGRTSADEITLYKSVGIAAQDAAGVAVILASFRDR; encoded by the coding sequence ATGAAATTTCTCGATGCCGAAGAAGTTCGGGACCGTCTCGACCTTGGTCAACTGGACATCGCGCTGGAGACGGCGATGAAGGACGTGTCGCGGGGCGCAACTTCGATTCCGGCCAGAATAGCCGCCCACGTGGAGGGGAAAGGTTTGCTTGCCGCGATGCCCGGCTACGTTCCCTCGCTGGGGGTTCTAGAGGCAAAGTTGGTGGCGCTGTTCCCGGGAAATGCCGATCCGATCCCTACGCATCTGACGGTCATCGTGGCGTTCGACCCCAATAGCGGGGCGCCTCTCGCCGTGATGGAAGGGGACGATATCACGACGCTTCGTACGGCGGCCGGATCCGCTTTGGCAACCCGGCTCTTGGCTCGAGAAGATTCGCGAGTGGTGGCGATTCTTGGGACGGGGGTTCAGGCGAAGGCGCATGCTCGGGCGATGATGCGGGTGCGTGCGGTCGACCGGATTCTCGTTGCCGGGCGGAGTCCCCACAAAGTGGCGGCAATGGTAAGCGAGTTGGAGAGCGAGCTACCGGTGGAGGCCTCCGACTGGGAAAGCGCAGTACGGTCCGCGGACATCGTTTGCGCGGCGACTCATCCGGATCGGCCCGTGGTTAGAGGGGAGTGGCTTCGCCCCGGAACTCACGTCAATTCGGTCGGCCTCTCATCGCACGGGGCGGAAGTCGATCAGCTCGCTTTACGCATGGCCCACGTCTTCGTGGAGCATCGGGCCACGGCGGTGATGCCGATGCCGACCGGCGCCAACGAGCTCGACCAGGCGATTCGCGAAGCTACTTTGTCGTTGGATGAGATCACGGAGATTGGAGAGGTGTTGCTTGGAACCCGACCTGGGCGCACCTCCGCCGATGAGATCACTTTGTACAAATCGGTCGGCATCGCGGCGCAGGATGCGGCGGGAGTGGCGGTGATTCTAGCTTCGTTTCGTGATCGTTAA
- a CDS encoding glycerophosphodiester phosphodiesterase, which yields MSITVAGLVARSWSRPQVVGHRGASAHEVENTPASFEACIQSGAPAAECDVRLSRDGELVLVHDPVVEGKWVRDLSAACLHALGVSTLDEVLSITKDRSVLAVEIKQGNGIEESLAVLLTRRGLVDQVMVFAFDSRRVAMAVEACPTLFAVWLVGRPLEHWNFPELFARLSEIGASGLGIDYRYLTANLIAAAHSRGIPIFSWTVPPGPEADRVRDLGVNFIITDYPAEVSAQ from the coding sequence ATGAGCATCACCGTCGCGGGGCTTGTTGCGCGCTCGTGGTCCCGCCCCCAGGTCGTCGGCCATCGGGGCGCATCTGCGCATGAGGTGGAGAACACTCCGGCTTCCTTCGAGGCCTGTATCCAGTCCGGTGCGCCGGCGGCGGAATGCGACGTTCGACTGAGCCGCGATGGGGAATTGGTGCTCGTTCACGACCCGGTAGTGGAAGGGAAATGGGTTCGGGATTTGAGCGCCGCTTGCCTGCATGCGCTCGGCGTATCCACCCTCGACGAAGTACTCTCCATCACGAAAGATCGCTCCGTATTGGCGGTCGAGATCAAGCAAGGCAACGGAATCGAGGAAAGCCTTGCCGTACTCCTAACCCGGAGAGGGCTAGTCGACCAAGTAATGGTTTTCGCCTTCGACTCGCGGCGAGTCGCGATGGCGGTAGAAGCCTGTCCTACTCTCTTCGCGGTGTGGTTAGTCGGCCGCCCGCTCGAGCACTGGAACTTTCCCGAGCTGTTCGCGCGACTTTCCGAGATCGGTGCGTCCGGACTCGGGATCGACTACCGATACCTAACGGCGAACCTAATTGCCGCCGCCCATTCCCGCGGCATCCCGATTTTCTCCTGGACCGTGCCTCCCGGCCCAGAAGCCGACCGAGTCCGAGACCTCGGCGTCAACTTCATCATCACCGACTACCCAGCCGAAGTCTCAGCCCAATAA
- a CDS encoding aldo/keto reductase — protein MKTRKIGDQTVGAIGLGCMGMSFAYGPGNDDESTRVLHRALELGVNHWDTADMYGMGANERLLSGTLKTRRDEVFLGTKFGNVFDRTLSSHREKAADSSLTYFVDGTPAYARKSLENSLQRLGVDHVDLYYLHRIDPEVPIEETIGAMAEFVREGKVRFLGISEASAETVRRAHATHPIAAVQNELSLWTQDFLPDVVPTTKELGVAFVAYSPLGRGFLTGQIKSIEDLPADDWRRNNPRFQGENFRRNLVIVDHVKAIAARHGVTPGQVALAWTLAQGEHVAPIPGTKKLKYLEENTAAQDLVLTPDDLARLSGLEPTAGTRYPEAMMSAVAR, from the coding sequence ATGAAAACCAGAAAAATCGGAGACCAGACGGTTGGCGCTATCGGGCTAGGCTGCATGGGGATGTCGTTCGCCTACGGCCCGGGCAACGACGACGAGTCGACACGGGTTCTCCACCGTGCGCTGGAACTCGGCGTGAATCACTGGGACACCGCGGATATGTACGGAATGGGCGCCAACGAGCGGCTCCTTTCCGGAACGCTCAAGACCCGCCGTGACGAGGTGTTCCTCGGTACCAAATTCGGCAACGTGTTCGACCGCACCTTGTCATCGCACCGCGAGAAGGCGGCGGACTCAAGTCTCACCTACTTCGTCGATGGCACCCCGGCCTACGCGCGAAAGAGCCTGGAAAACTCCCTCCAGAGATTAGGCGTGGACCATGTGGACCTCTACTATCTCCACCGAATCGACCCCGAGGTGCCGATCGAGGAAACGATCGGGGCGATGGCGGAGTTCGTTCGCGAGGGGAAGGTTCGCTTCCTCGGCATTAGCGAAGCGTCGGCGGAAACGGTCCGCCGGGCTCACGCCACCCACCCGATCGCGGCCGTCCAGAACGAGCTGTCGCTCTGGACGCAAGACTTCCTGCCGGACGTGGTGCCGACGACGAAGGAACTCGGCGTCGCCTTCGTGGCTTATTCTCCGCTCGGACGCGGATTTCTTACGGGTCAGATTAAGTCGATCGAGGATCTCCCCGCCGACGACTGGCGGCGCAACAATCCCCGATTCCAGGGTGAAAACTTCCGACGCAATCTCGTCATCGTCGACCACGTGAAGGCGATCGCGGCTCGGCACGGGGTGACGCCGGGGCAAGTCGCCTTGGCTTGGACGCTGGCCCAGGGGGAGCACGTGGCGCCGATCCCGGGAACGAAGAAGCTCAAGTACCTCGAAGAGAACACCGCTGCTCAAGACCTGGTCCTCACTCCGGACGACCTCGCCCGACTCTCCGGCTTGGAACCCACCGCCGGAACCCGATACCCGGAAGCGATGATGTCGGCCGTCGCTCGATAG
- a CDS encoding MerR family transcriptional regulator, producing MELELTIQQVSEATGLTAHTLRYYERAGLLPRVDRNGGGHRRYHPLAIDSLLFLTRLRSTGMPIHQVRRYAELAREGVHTIPERKALLEAHRETVLSHIAELNRNLAALDYKIGLYEQGWVPENGIDDPCLRELRRLCGATEEEE from the coding sequence ATGGAGCTCGAGCTAACGATTCAACAGGTCTCGGAGGCAACGGGGCTGACGGCGCATACTCTGCGCTACTACGAACGAGCGGGATTGCTCCCGCGGGTCGATCGAAACGGGGGCGGCCACCGCCGGTACCATCCGCTTGCGATCGACTCCCTGCTGTTTCTCACCCGGCTTCGCTCCACCGGCATGCCAATTCACCAGGTTCGGCGATACGCCGAGCTGGCTCGGGAGGGGGTGCACACCATTCCCGAGCGAAAAGCGCTCCTCGAAGCGCACCGCGAGACGGTCCTTTCGCACATTGCGGAGCTGAATCGGAACCTCGCCGCGCTCGACTACAAGATCGGACTATACGAGCAGGGATGGGTGCCTGAGAATGGCATCGACGACCCTTGCTTACGCGAGCTTCGCCGGCTGTGCGGAGCGACGGAGGAAGAAGAATGA